The Candidatus Glassbacteria bacterium nucleotide sequence CGCCGAACCCTTCCGGTATTTGCTCGCGGGCTTCCTGCAGCCGTTCGTTAACGAGCTGGCGGGCGAAATAGATATCCATCCCGTCTTCGAAGTAGACATTAACTACCGAGAGTCCGAAATTGGAAATGGAGCGGATTTCTTTAATTTGCGGAAGACCGTTCATCGCGGCTTCCACAGGGTAGGTGATGTATTGTTCAATCTCTTCCGGCGCAAGTCCTTCAGTCTCGGTGAAAACCTGGACCAGGTTCGGCGACACGTCCGGGAAAGCATCCACAGGGAGCTTCTTGTAACTATAGTACCCGGAAGCCATCACCAGCACTCCCAGCACGACAATGAGAAGCTGGTTTCTGAGAGCATATTGAATAAGTTTATCAATCATTTATAACTCCTAGTGTTTTTACCAATTAATGAGCGTGTCCCTCTCCACCAAATGAAGCTTTTTCCAGTTCCGATTTCAGCGTGAAGGATCCGCTGCTTACATAAAGCTGGCCTTCTTCGAGGCCGGAAATTATTTCAACATGTGTCCCGTTCTTCCGACCCACCTTGACAGGATCGAGCTCGAAACCATCTGCTGTGCGGACAAACACGAACGTTTCCTCATCCATAGTCATCAGCGCTGTTTTCGGCACCAGCAGGGGAACCATGGTCTCTTCCACCGTAATCATGGCGTTAACGAAAAGTCCCGGGCGCCAAAGACCCTCGGGATTGTTGAGTACGACCCGAGCCGTTGCTGTGCGGGTTTCCTCAAAAAGAATGGGGCTGACAAATGAGATAATACCGTCTGTCTTCAAATTCCCCTGTTTACTTGATATGATGACGGGTTGACCATTGTGGACATAGGGGAGATCCTTCTGGTAAACAGTAAGGCTCACCCAGACAATACTCAGGTCTGCAACAGTAAAAGCTTCTGCATCTTCGGTCAGCGCCTCCCCGAGGGTAGTATGCTTATTGATTACAGTGCCGTCAAAAGGCGCAGTAATTTCATAGCGAGTAAAAGGCACACCCTGATGGAAAGACAAATTGTGCACATATTCTTCAGAAAATCCCAAAGCATGAAGCTTTTGACCTGCTGCTTCAAGTTCAATCCTGGCTTTCGCCAGGGCCTGTTTCGCCTCCAGGTATACCCGCTCGGAGGAAACACTTTGTTTCCATAACCGCTCTTCCCGCTGAAAAGTTGTTTCAGTGAGAGTAACTTGTTCCTTTGCGACCAGAAATACGGACTTCAAGTCCGAAAGTTCACGGCTATCCAGGATGGCCATTACCTCGCCCCTTATTACTCGATCACCTATTTCCTTCCGAACCTTACGTATCACTCCTGCTACTTGTGGAACGATGTGAGCAAGCCGACTTGGATCGGTCGTAACTTCTCCGGGCAGAGAGATTTGCACCTTAAGTTTTCCTGGACCTGCGGCAGCTATTTCGATACCGAAAGCTTCCATTTCTTCTTCACTCAAATGAACTGTTTGGCCTTCTTCGTCCTCGCCATGTTCATCATGTTCCGCCTGCTCGTTTTGAACATTTTCATCATGATCGGTAGTCGAACGACTGCCACCCTCATTCGACTGACAGCCTGCTGCCAAAGCCAGAAAAATTCCAATAAAGGCAATAGTAAAAGGTTGCATCTTTTTTTTCATTTCCATGATTAATCTCCTAATAATTTTATTAATCACTCAGGCAAATTGCCGCCGACCGCACGTTCGAGTGCAGCCAGTGCTGCCCTATGATTGAATAATGCTTGCGCATATTCCACACGGGTATCAGTCAAGGCCCTTTGGGATTCCAATAGTTCAAGATATGTTGCCTTTCCTTCCTGGTAGCTCAAACTGGCAACTTCATAGGCCCTTTCCGCCACTTGCAGAATCCGATCCTTGTATAATTGAACTCGGTCTTCTGCTGCCTTTAAATCCAGAAACGCACTCTCTACCTCCAGAAGCAATTGGTAACGAACTATATTCCTTTCAGCGTCCGCCAAGGCTGTCTCAGCTTTAGCCTGGACTATTTCACCACGCTGTCGGAACATTGCCCAAATTGGCAATTCCATACCAAAAGTCACATGCCAATAATTGTTTCTCTCGATACTACTCCTGATACTCTGACGGAAAACACCAATATTCAAATCGGGAACTATTGACAAAACAGCCACAGATTTGTTGGACTGTGCGGCGGCCAAGTTGAGTTCAGATCCCAGCATATCGGGACGGAGATCAATCGCTAACCTTTTTAGTTTTTCAAGATCAGCCTCTAACGGGCTGGAGGCTAAATCTCCATTCAATTCCATCGGGCTATTAGCCTCGCGAGCCAGCAAGGAGTTCAATGTCGCCCTGAATACTAATAGATCGTTCCTGGCAATTGTCACTCGATTTTCTGCTCGACCGGTTTCTACTTCGGCCCTCAAAACTTCAAGCTCCGGGACATCACCGGCTTCGAAACGCACTTTAGCCTTTTGCAGAAGATCTTGCGCAAATCGCAAATCCCGTTTTTTGTATTCATGGATTTCTTGCGCCAAAAGTACTCGGTCAAAGGCAGTCTTGACCCGGGTTGCTACCTCCAATTTTGTCATCTCAAACACCGCCATCCTAACAGCATCTGAGCGTTTTCTTGCTACCTGGTTTCGTAGCCACCATTTTAGCGGAAACTCGACTCTCTGGCTTATCCCGATATTGCGCTCGCCATACCCAGCAATGTTAGAAACTCCTGGCAACTCTTCATATTCCAGTCTCAATTCCGGATCTGGGAAAGCTCTTGCCTGGATTAACCGGGCCTTGGCGATTTCCCAGTTCTGTCGTGCTGCTGTAACTTCCGGGTTGTTTTCAATCGCAATCCGTATGGCCTCCGACTTTGTGAGTTGATCGGCGCGAACAAGTTCAACACCCAGACCGAGGATCAAAGTACCTGCCATCAGTAAGCCACCAAAATATTGCCCATATAATTGTTTAGGATTCATAACTACACGCTCCCTTGCCCTGAAAAGTGCTAATTCGATACGTAGAACCTGTGTCTTGCACACATGTTTAGAGGGTGCAAGACACACGTATCCAAACTGGCTAAAAAGAATTCTGAGATGTTGAATTGACGCGCTGGAGATTAAATCAGGAGGACAACACTTCGCAGGCAAACGGAGTTGATGCTATATGCTGGACAGGGAGAAAACAAGTTTCTTCTGTAAGTAGTCTCAAGGGGTGAGAGTAAAGATGTAGGATTATCCACAAATTCATACTGAATAATGTGCCTGGCTGCATTTTGGCTTGAAGCGCTAGAAATGTGAGGAGTTTTAACAGACAGAGGTATATCGGTACATATACCGCAGTGATCTATAGTACACGATCCTGTTTTCGTACAAAATTGAGATATAACATCTGGAAAATCTTTGGCACTCATTGCTGAAAGAGATAGCACTCGAAAAGTGCGCTCGATTTCAATGTGGCCATTAGAATTCACACAAAGGACCGAATTCTCGCTGGCAAAGGCTACAAGCAGCAAGTAAATCAGCAAGCTAAGACTTGAAATAATATGTATGGAGCCTTTTAGCAACCTTGAAAGTTCTCATTTTGAGTACAATAAAATTTCCTACGTGTTGGCGATAATAATAAGTCTATCCACAAAAGTCAAACGG carries:
- a CDS encoding efflux RND transporter periplasmic adaptor subunit codes for the protein MEMKKKMQPFTIAFIGIFLALAAGCQSNEGGSRSTTDHDENVQNEQAEHDEHGEDEEGQTVHLSEEEMEAFGIEIAAAGPGKLKVQISLPGEVTTDPSRLAHIVPQVAGVIRKVRKEIGDRVIRGEVMAILDSRELSDLKSVFLVAKEQVTLTETTFQREERLWKQSVSSERVYLEAKQALAKARIELEAAGQKLHALGFSEEYVHNLSFHQGVPFTRYEITAPFDGTVINKHTTLGEALTEDAEAFTVADLSIVWVSLTVYQKDLPYVHNGQPVIISSKQGNLKTDGIISFVSPILFEETRTATARVVLNNPEGLWRPGLFVNAMITVEETMVPLLVPKTALMTMDEETFVFVRTADGFELDPVKVGRKNGTHVEIISGLEEGQLYVSSGSFTLKSELEKASFGGEGHAH
- a CDS encoding TolC family protein, translated to MNPKQLYGQYFGGLLMAGTLILGLGVELVRADQLTKSEAIRIAIENNPEVTAARQNWEIAKARLIQARAFPDPELRLEYEELPGVSNIAGYGERNIGISQRVEFPLKWWLRNQVARKRSDAVRMAVFEMTKLEVATRVKTAFDRVLLAQEIHEYKKRDLRFAQDLLQKAKVRFEAGDVPELEVLRAEVETGRAENRVTIARNDLLVFRATLNSLLAREANSPMELNGDLASSPLEADLEKLKRLAIDLRPDMLGSELNLAAAQSNKSVAVLSIVPDLNIGVFRQSIRSSIERNNYWHVTFGMELPIWAMFRQRGEIVQAKAETALADAERNIVRYQLLLEVESAFLDLKAAEDRVQLYKDRILQVAERAYEVASLSYQEGKATYLELLESQRALTDTRVEYAQALFNHRAALAALERAVGGNLPE